A region of Candidatus Dependentiae bacterium DNA encodes the following proteins:
- a CDS encoding beta-propeller fold lactonase family protein, whose protein sequence is MKGGRNIGTNGLAQSLKKIFAEKKKSDEENFVQKIYEGTDDNFFEATNSNLRAALNLDKKSESYEKDLKRFGTRIKLIDVADDAIPNKRIKEILPLKKPAKPSNERYNEKYEKDLKRFGTHQGIIRVSNDDPTKRKKQKPFPTDFSKAIYKAMMSKWKPREVTPFSVNPYSDIFREFPKAQVTIQNKSTEEKEVVLWGANQNISVSPPAPGDVQDHTIVAQVSVPAGVHPQGIVVNPANQLVYIANQLSGTITVLDSNNQVVKVIQLQPTFPGFSSPVALAVNSKSSSSKYGFVYVVCSVANTLAVIDLALNVIASIPVGTRPVAVAFNPVNLKVYVANLVSDNVSVIDAEALTEIVGSPLPAGNDPIGVGVNPVNGDIYIANSLANSITVYDSANALITTIPAVGQYPVSVTYNPANNSMYAVATTNNFVYQIETLTHTIVGAIATGSKPYNSFFDSYNGFLYVQNRQDNTFTIIKPDNSKIDGLSFGEQNIGGAFNSFNNSIYISDTSNNTINVIGYLQVSSTIVFNSDYPEMREDFQSNPAVVQHTKFVVTGLERLNSFRLNKFTPTGTIRSKPISFELYASPQSKLNVAEVTELAGTVIDGKMNWRFKLPGLHTVSILVWYRQFEVREILSPKNHKSNN, encoded by the coding sequence ATGAAAGGTGGACGTAACATAGGTACTAATGGTTTGGCGCAAAGCCTCAAAAAGATTTTTGCTGAAAAGAAAAAATCTGATGAGGAAAATTTTGTCCAAAAAATCTATGAAGGCACAGATGATAATTTCTTTGAAGCAACCAACTCAAATTTGCGTGCAGCTCTTAATCTTGATAAAAAAAGTGAGAGCTATGAAAAAGATTTAAAACGTTTCGGTACTCGCATTAAATTAATTGATGTTGCGGATGATGCAATTCCAAACAAAAGAATAAAAGAAATTTTACCGCTTAAAAAGCCTGCAAAACCTTCTAACGAAAGGTACAACGAAAAATATGAGAAGGACTTAAAACGTTTCGGAACGCATCAGGGTATTATCCGTGTATCGAATGATGATCCCACGAAAAGGAAAAAACAAAAGCCTTTCCCCACCGATTTCAGTAAAGCAATTTACAAGGCAATGATGAGTAAATGGAAACCACGTGAGGTAACTCCATTTTCCGTTAATCCATATTCAGATATATTCCGTGAGTTTCCAAAGGCTCAGGTAACTATTCAAAATAAATCAACCGAAGAAAAAGAGGTTGTGCTGTGGGGAGCAAATCAGAATATAAGTGTTAGTCCACCAGCTCCAGGAGATGTTCAGGATCATACTATTGTTGCGCAAGTCAGTGTTCCTGCCGGAGTGCATCCACAAGGTATAGTGGTTAACCCCGCAAATCAACTGGTATATATCGCAAATCAATTAAGCGGTACTATCACGGTTTTGGATTCCAACAACCAAGTAGTAAAAGTTATTCAGCTTCAACCAACCTTTCCCGGTTTCTCATCACCTGTTGCATTAGCTGTAAATAGCAAAAGCTCCAGCAGCAAATATGGTTTTGTATATGTAGTATGCTCTGTTGCAAACACACTTGCTGTTATTGATTTAGCATTAAACGTTATAGCTTCCATACCAGTAGGTACACGTCCGGTTGCGGTAGCCTTTAATCCGGTAAATCTTAAAGTTTACGTAGCTAACCTGGTCAGCGATAACGTAAGTGTTATTGATGCAGAAGCCCTAACTGAAATTGTCGGCTCTCCACTTCCAGCCGGAAATGATCCCATAGGTGTAGGTGTAAATCCTGTAAATGGAGACATCTATATTGCCAATTCACTTGCAAATAGCATTACTGTTTATGACAGCGCCAATGCACTTATAACAACTATTCCGGCAGTTGGCCAGTACCCTGTTTCTGTTACTTACAATCCTGCTAACAACAGTATGTATGCAGTAGCAACCACTAACAATTTTGTTTATCAGATTGAAACGCTAACGCATACCATCGTTGGAGCAATTGCAACCGGTAGCAAACCATACAACAGTTTCTTTGATTCTTACAATGGATTCTTATACGTGCAGAATCGTCAGGATAATACTTTCACCATAATCAAACCTGATAATAGTAAAATTGACGGATTAAGTTTCGGTGAACAAAACATCGGTGGAGCTTTTAACAGCTTCAACAATTCAATTTACATTTCTGATACCAGTAACAACACAATCAATGTTATCGGCTATCTGCAAGTAAGCAGCACCATAGTCTTTAACTCTGATTATCCTGAAATGCGGGAAGATTTTCAAAGCAATCCGGCAGTTGTACAACATACAAAATTTGTTGTAACCGGGTTAGAACGCTTAAACAGTTTCCGGTTGAACAAGTTTACTCCAACTGGAACAATCCGAAGTAAACCCATTTCATTTGAATTATATGCAAGTCCTCAAAGTAAGCTGAATGTGGCAGAAGTAACAGAGCTGGCCGGAACTGTCATTGATGGAAAAATGAATTGGCGCTTTAAGCTGCCGGGACTGCACACAGTAAGTATCCTGGTATGGTATCGCCAGTTTGAAGTACGAGAAATTCTAAGCCCAAAAAATCATAAATCAAACAATTAA
- a CDS encoding N-acetylmuramoyl-L-alanine amidase, with translation MNNKLNYLVIHCTATPEGRPVSKDDIIRWHTSPVNQGGRGWNRPGYADIIELDGDLVNIIPFNTDDFVDQWEISNGVVGLNGNSRHIVYAGGMDKENKSPKDTRTKEQLATLEVYVKYTVKRHPKILVLGHNEAPNAHGKACPSFNVGEWLRSIGITEANIYHKPVVEEKKEEVAATTAETNSNEAEA, from the coding sequence ATGAACAACAAATTAAACTACTTAGTAATTCACTGCACAGCAACACCTGAAGGCAGACCAGTAAGCAAAGATGATATTATCCGCTGGCATACAAGTCCGGTAAACCAGGGAGGACGTGGATGGAACCGTCCCGGATACGCTGACATTATAGAGCTTGATGGAGATTTAGTAAACATCATTCCTTTTAACACAGATGACTTTGTGGATCAGTGGGAAATCAGCAACGGTGTTGTTGGATTGAACGGCAACTCCCGTCATATCGTGTATGCAGGTGGGATGGACAAAGAGAACAAATCTCCTAAAGATACACGCACCAAAGAACAATTAGCAACCCTTGAAGTGTATGTAAAATATACCGTTAAACGCCATCCGAAAATTTTAGTATTGGGACACAACGAAGCTCCAAACGCACATGGTAAGGCTTGTCCAAGTTTTAACGTGGGAGAATGGTTGCGCTCCATCGGTATAACTGAAGCTAATATTTATCACAAACCGGTTGTGGAAGAAAAAAAGGAAGAAGTTGCAGCAACAACGGCAGAAACAAATTCCAATGAAGCAGAGGCATGA